The genomic region TCAAGACGCCAAGGGGCAGGAAACGACCGTGGAGATTGACATTGCTAACGAGCGATTCATTGCTCAAGGACTAATGATCCTGGCCCGAAATTATCTGGAAGTCTATCCTTATGAGAAGTGGAGCGACAAGGTAACACCCTTGAAAATCATAGATGGGAGAGGCTAGAGCACCTGCAGTTTAAAACTGCACGTGGGTTGTACTGATGGGAAAACTTCCCAGCTGGTTTCAGGCCCCCCTACAAAACATTCTGGGACAATtcctgccccaggggctgtTTCACTTGGAGCCATCTCTGCTGAAGAGCTGTGCCATGTTATCGTGCCAGCTTTGGCTAGATTCTCCCCCTTCTGACACAGCAGAGACCTTACAGGGCTGCTTCCACGTTGGGAAGGTAACTCacccagaggagctgcagtTGCCATTCCGTGGTCTCTCTGGCAGCTCATTACTGGCAAATCCTGAGCACCCCAAGCCTTGATCTCCTCCAGAGCAGGGTGCTGTTGTGTTACTGCACTGGCCTGCAGCTAGCACGgctttttgtcttcagtgaGTGATCCAGCGAGGCAGTTTCAAAGAGAttctccttcccttcaggtTATCCCACTGTATCAGAAAGGGTCCCGCTTCCAGCCCACTACAGTGGAGATGGTGGATGGGGAAACCAGCCCTCCATTGCTGCTCTCAGAAGCGGATCTCATTGCACTCATGGAGAAACATGGCATTGGTCAGTATGGGCAGCGTGGCCTTTCCCTCTTGGGAGAGCTTTGTTCACAGCTTCTCAGCTTACCTGGTACCAGCTCTGTCCCACCCTCAGGGCAGGGAGTTCTCTACGAGTCACTTCAGATAAGAATTTACTTAAATATACAAAACAGGGGAATAGTTGAGACCTGTGGGCAAATTCCAGGGATCCTAAGGGGACTGCAGAGTGTCCCCAATACTGAGGGGATGTGCAGTTTAGGGTCAGGGGCATGTTTGCACCTTGTTGGCCTCAGTGCCAACAGAACGTGAGGCCAGTGCTGCTTCTGGCTATAAGTTCTGCCCCCCTCTCCCTTTAGTAGGCTCAGGGGAAGTCTCTTCTCCGCACCTAATTTCAACTAACAGCCTGTCTGCTTTCAGGGACTGACGCCACTCACGCAGAGCACATTGAGACAATCAAGACCCGGATGTACGTGGGCCTCACAGCAGATCAGAGGTTCCTCCCGGGCCACCTGGGCATGGGGCTGGTTGAAGGTAGGGGCAGCGCTTGTCAGGAGGAGGGCAGGTTCCTTCCTTGTTTGTTCCTTTCACTTACCCTGCAATGTGCTCCTCAGGCTACGATTCCATGGGCTACGAGATGTCCAAGCCTGACCTTCGAGCCGAGCTGGAGGCTGATCTGAAGCTGATCTGCGAGGGGAAGAAAGACAAGTCCGTAGTGTTGCAGCAGCAGGTCCAGAAGTACAAACAAGTCTTCATTGAGGCCGTGGCCAGAGCCAACAAGTGAGTTCTATCTTTACCCTCTTCCGCTCGCTTTGCTGGTCTGAGGGGTGCTGGCTTCTCATCTGAGGCTCAGCCTGGAGTGGGATCCTGTCACATTGTCTTCTTGGAGCTCTGCCCAGTGCATGCAGGCATCTGCATGGGATGGGGCAGCTCAGCGTGGCACGCTGTCACAGGTTGCTAGCTGCTCATCGTGGTTTCAGCTGCTTGCTTTAAATTCGGAGCTGGCTGGAGGAGATGTCAGAGTGCACTGACCTCTTCCATGGCACACCCACATCTCGAGGCACAGTGCTGAGTCATCACGCTCATGGAGAAGCTCAGAGGGGCTGTgcagagggcagcaggcagTAATTCACTGCCTGATGGCATTTTGCAGAGGAGACAGGATGCTCTGCTCGTTTCCTTACAGGCTGGACCAGGCCCTGGCTCAGTATTTTGGAGAAGCCACAGAAATTGCTGAGCAAGAGGAAGTCTACCCAGCTATGCCTGTTCCCATTCGGAAATGCCCACAGTGCAACAACGACATGGTCCTGAAGACCAAGAGGAACGGCGGGTCGGTGAccttttttttatcatttcataCACAGGAGGCTGCTTTCTAAGTGTTCATTCACCTTCTCTCTGCAGCATGCTTGAAAACTTGGGCTTCAGCTGATGAACTCCACCAGCTACACAAGCTGTGTGGACTCAGCTGAACCTCGTTCTCAAGTTAAAACCAAATGTTGTTTGGACAGCTTCTGACAGctgagaagagaggagaaatatCACTGCCTGTCCCGATATTACTTCTTCTTCATGTGGTGCCTTTGTCCCACGGCAGGTTCTATCTCAGCTGCATGGGCTATCCGGCTTGTAAAACTGCAGTCTGGTTTCCTGATTTCGTGCTGGACGTGGCCAAGGATGAGAGCATCTGTGCCGAGTGTGGACCCCATCCTGTTCACAGGTAGGTCACACCAGGTATCCCCGAGGGAAATGTAACCCCTCAGACGTTGTGTTAGTCACCAGGGCCAGAGATTTCCGTGGGCTAGGCTGGGCAATCATTTTCTGTCCCAGTCTTGGACAGCTGAGCAGCACTCCTGTGGGTTGGGGACGGAAGGAAGGTGGAGGGAAAGAGGCAaacagcagaattaaaaaaaaacaagtccaaATCGTGGTCTTTGATGAGAAGCTGTACGAACTGGTAGGTTTGtattctccctttccttttagGCTGAAGTTTAAGTTCAAGAGAGGCAGCGTTCCACCCATGATGCCCCTGGAGTTTGTTGGCTGCATCGGCGGCTGCGATGAGATGCTGAGAGAGCTCCTGGACCTGAAGTACTTAAACAGGTCGACGCAGCCTGCGCCGCCAGCCAGCCAGCAAGCCAACCACTCGCAGGCCAACAACTCCTTCAGCAGAGCAAGCAGCGACAGCAGGCAGGCGAGGGGGACCACGAACCCGGCAGCGGGACATCTCCTCTCCTTGAATACCCCGAGAGCACAcaggcctgctcctgcagctgctccagacAACGGGAACAACGCAGTGGTGTGCAACTGCGGGAACGAAGCCACGCTGTTAACGGTGCGCAAAGAGGGACCCAATCAAGGCAGGCAGTTTTACAAATGTAACGCCAATACCtgcaattttttcctctgggcTAACGAGCAGTCAGAGGACAGAAGCAACGCGGCTCCGCGGGGCTCTGCGCTGCCCCAGCCCTTTGGGGGAAGGGGCCAAGCAGGCTTTCAGAgaccaggaggaggagggagaggccCGGAGCTCTTTGGAGGCAACAACTCCGGCTCAGGAGGTGGCACAGTCTGCAATTGTGAGCAGCCAGCTGTCACACGCACTGTCCAAAAAGACGGTCCTAACAAGGGGCGGCAGTTCCACACCTGCTCAAAAcccagagagcagcagtgcGGCTTCTTCCAGTGGGCTGACGAAAATGCAGCACCAGGTAAGGCTGGGCTCGGGGTGAGAGGCAAGGCTTGGAGGCTGGTCTTAAAGCTAAGCCCAGCAGACATTGCTCATACGTCCATAATGCTGTCACCGCACAGCTTTTGTAGGAACTCTGACATTTGGCAGGCTTCAGGTTTGTCTTAGGCTGTCTGTCAGCAGCATTACAGCACTTCAAAAGTTGTGCTTCAACCGAGTCAGGCTTACCTTTCTGTGAATGCCAGCAGGATGTGTCCTCCTATCACAGATCCACCGAGCtctaagcagcagcaggatgctttGCTTTGCCACGCAGTAAGCTTGCCCGTCTGCCTGTCCATGTGGCCCTGGATGAAGCCCAGCAGGCTTCCCAGCTGTCTGTCTGGGACAGAATTTGTCTGTCCCACATCTTAGTGTTTGGTTTTGGGAGAGCTGTTCCCGACTTGATGCAGAGTTGAAGCGGTGACACCACATTTGGCAGTCTTAAACCCTCTTGTGTCACATCAGGGAAGCTGTGGTGCTCCCTCTGCCCCAGTTTAGGAACTCAGTGAAAGGCCAAGCCTGCCCGAAGCTTTGACACCGAGCGTGGCTGCAGTGGAAAGGTGCTGAAAGCAAATACCCactaaaaaaatcacaaagaaaagaaaaagacagaaaaagcattGACACAGAAGCACTGTAAGCAAAGTACAGAGGTGGAGACGTGGTCTGAGAGAGTTCCTCAACACCAGCCTCCTCCTTCTTAGACATTTGGCCCTAAAGGGGTagaatgaaaattttcagagcTCCTTTAAAACCAAGTCTTATTCTGGCATGAGAGCACGCAACCAGAAAGATCGGTTTTCCCTGTTCTGCTCACACATTTCTCTGATGCTGCAGGACAAATGGATAACATGCAAATGCTCAGACAAATCTGAACCAAGCGCGGTTTCAGGACTAATTTGAGCGGCTGGGGTGGTGAAATCCTTGATCTCCTGCCACTGTGAACCTGTCTTCTCATTTTCACCTGCATGTTTTCAAAGGTATTTAAATCCAAGTCGTTCCTTTGTAGGGGCTTCTGGAGACGCCTCGTGGCACCACTTTGGGAGCAGCGGGTACTCAAGGGAGATGGGGAGTAAGATGAAGAGACCAAGCGACCTCTCCTCAGGAGGCACTGCCAAGAAACCACGGACCTGTAGCGTTTGCCACCAGCCTGGCCACACGAAGAAAACCTGTCCTCACAACCACTGAGCCTGGGTGGCTTCTCCTGAGAGTCTGGGAGCTGCGACAGAACCGAGCCTGAGGGCTTTCTGGAGGGGCTGGgtgcagcctgctcctgccgGGGCTACCTTCATcgctcagcagggctgggcagcaagGGTTCGAGCAGCTCTGAGAAGTGGCTCCACTGCTTGTGTTATCCTTCGGATTtcagctgctcttctgctgGGCTGATTGGAGTAATTGGAAGCATTTGGAAACTGTGAGTCTGCAGAGAAAACTGCAGAGGGTCTCGTCCACTTGCAGCTCCCACTGTGGTCACATCCACACAGCATTTCTGCATGAGGAGCTGGGTCGTAGCCACTGGGACAAGCCCCAGGGCTGCTTAACTCTCCTCACCTCCTGGCTTTCCACAGtgtggaaatttattttaagctccCTGAGCACCATTCCTTGTGTTTTGTCACAGCCCCGTACCCCTCTTACCTTGGTTGTCCATCCGTGAAGGAGAGCCAGGTGcagagaggatggagctggtgcCCGCCCTGCAGGGGAAGCTCAGCTGCAGTGCTCAGGGAGAGCCTTTGTTTGAGACTGCTCCTGAATTTGAAGCTGCATTCTTCCTCAAACCTCGAGGCGTGCCAGCGTGACGCTGCTAGCTAAtggaagttatttttgttaGAGTAATAACTTTGtattaaaagattatttaatttttaaattggaTACGGTGGCAACTTGCTGTTTCTTCCAGCTCACAGTAGTTACACGATTCCTGTGAAAGCACCCACCCAAGTCTTGTTCTTTCCATTCACTCCTCGGAACAATACAGCAGCTTTCTTGGCACAAACtccctgcagctttttttttttttagcagggAGCCGCAGGGGTGAAGGGAAAGCAGTTTTATCTCTGCAGCTACATTTGTTGTCGTGCTGCTGTCCAGGGAAAGAGAGACACGGGGCTGAACCTGGAGGGAGTGCCTTTTTTCCTGCACTTCCTTTAGTCTGAGCTCCCTGAGAAAGCCAGCCTGCCTCCTCCCTCTGTTTGGGCTTTCTTTACTTCAAAGCAAGGAGTTCCACACCCCTGCCTTGTTCTCTTCTGCCAGGGGGCAGCGCTCAGCTGTTCCCCCAAGGcctctggggctgctcccctggGTCAGTACTGAGGGGACACAGCTCAATTTTAGAGGGTAGCTCGAAGCAGGGGTGGTCACAGCAGCACAGGATcgcttggagaaaaaaaaaaaagagcttctaATCCTGCCACAGCTCGTTGCTGTCAGCCTACAGCTACAGAGGAAGGTCAGGAGAATTCACGTTGCGTTTCCCTGCACCCCTCGCTCCCCCTCTTAACAGCTGTAGCCTAAAAATACAGACCCGGTGGCGAAAATAACAGGATTACGAGGCTCTGTGATGCAGTCactgagctggcagcagcctccaaATGGCACCGGCAGCAGGAAACGTCTGCAGagcacacaggcagcaggtTCAGCGTTGCTGATGGCACCGGCTGCTACCAGCTTTACTGGTTTAGCCCCAGTTGGTGCTCAGGGAGTGGTGAGAGCCAGCAGGGAAACGGCAcgagctcagcaccaccaggcAGCTCGCACCACAGCCCGGCACTCCAGGACAACTTCAGCCCTTATCAGGGGAGAGGAGACAAAACAGAGCTGAGACGAGGACCAGGGTACACAGTGCGGGTTTATTCTCACGGCTAACACTTGGGAAGTGGTTTGGAGGAACAGATTCATCTTCAGGCCGGGAGGAAACacagctgttgttttctttccctcccatAAACAAGATAACTCAAGGAAACTGAACCACAGCAGGTGCTCACGTTGAGGTCTGTAGGATTTTTCCATCCCCACCAGTGTGCAAAACCAGCACAGCTCTCCCCGTTAAACACAGGGGTGCATTCCTTCACACCTGGGCTGTGGCCGGAGCCAAAGCCCGCTAGCAGCCCCTCcgaggggaaaaaagaacaaaacactcCAACAAAACATCACCgtaaaaagcagcaggagccacTGCAGTTCTTGCAAGCACTCTGCTCCAAGCATCGTTcccgtcccctcctgccccacgcCACGAGGCTCCAGGAGAACAGGACACcaagacagcagcaaaacatGCACGGAAAGGTCActtgacaggctggaggggACTTGTTAGAGCAGCCAGTACCCACCCAGACGCTGGCAGTGCCACccaggagcccgcagctcctcTGCCACCACCCTTCCAACCCCACAGCGGCTCCAGGAAAGGGGCACAGAGCCCCTCCTTCGGGCACAACCACCAGGTAGGGCTGAGCTTGCCCGTTTGGCAGCCGAAAGGCTTTCCAACGACTAACCCTGCAGTCACGTTCACTCCAGCAACACTTTGCAGTGCCCAGAGAGCCGTGCGGGCATCCCCTGggctttattttgttctggCAACATCCCAGCCTGGGCGAGGGACGaggctcccagcccagcccagcagcatggCACTGGAAGAACACGTTGGGTGCTGGCAGAAGGACCCACACAGCACCCAGGACGCCCCAAACCCTGaggtttgcagcagcagcaagggacCAAACCTCTCCAGCTCCCTCCcaagggaaggggctgccccAGGAGGCAGGGGAAGCTCGGCCCCGCTCAGGTCTCAGTTTCAGAGCACGAGGGGAGCCTGGCAGCTGGGAACAGACAGTTTGCTGGAAACCAGAGGCCAAACTTGCCCCGTGGTGGCTCCCAGCAGAGGGGACTCGCCTTTAGGTACTCCAGGCGCAGGCTGGGTTCCCCCTGGCTAAGGCAGAGCCTCGCAGCAAGAGGCTCCTTacgccgccgcccgcccccttCTTCTCAGGCACGTTttgctcagaaaaagaaagagtttgGTTCATAAAGTGCAAGAACTTGGCCTCTTACCGACTAGGCAACTAGAAGCATCACAACCCacggcagggagcagcaggcagagggggcACACCCGACgctgggtggggtggggggctcccCAGGCAGCGCTCATTTCTCCCCCAGCAGCAATTCTGGCTCGGCCACCGCCCTGTAGAGCAAGAAGCCCATCTCCTCgacctcctcctccagcagctcgcCGAAGAGGTTGACCTTGTGGTTGAAGTAGGAGGGCAGGACGCCTCGCTCCAGGTAGcccaccagctcctccagcacctgctGGAAGCGGGCGGCGAGGCTGCCCTCTGCCCAGTCCCACCCCGCGGCGCTGAGGTGCAGCACGACGTGCACCAAGGGGCTGCCGCTCAGTCTGTGCAGGGCAGGGTGGCTCCTGCAGACGTTGTTCAAGACACGGAGGCAACGCTGCCGGGCTCCGGCATCGCCAGCATCCAGCTCCCTCACCTTGGAGGCCTCCGCCCTGCCGAAGCTCTCCAGCCAGAGGTTTTCCACCAAGCCCCGGGGAGGAGCGGCCAGCAGAACCCTGCCGTCCATCTCCACCACGGGGAAGAGGGCGATGCTCAGCTCCATCTCCTCGTGTTTCACCTCCAGCCTCAGCTCCCTGGAGGCCACCAGCGGGCGGATGAGGCCGCCCAGGAGGCTGCCGATGGCCGGCCAGTTGATGGAAGCCACCAGCAGCTTGTGCAGGGTCTCGTTGAGAGCGTTGGAGGAGAGGTAGCGACCCACCAGGAACTTATCCCAGGGGCTGCACCCCCGAGGGAAATACTCCAGGGCCCTCCTCTTGATCAGCCAGTACCGGGGGTTTCTCACCACCGTGTCCTCCCCCGGGATGAGGCTCCAGAGCGCGGTGTCGAGGACCACGGGCAGCATGAAGTGGACGTGGTCAGCGGCGAGAGCCCCGAGGCCGTCGAGCAGGGGACCGCTGAGGAAGAGGTTGCCAAAAGGCAGCTCCGGGCACTTGTTCCTCAGGAAGTTTTGCAGCTCGGTGCAGATGCCGCGGGCCAGCTGCCGGCCGAACGCTGCCTGTGCCTCGTGCACggccaggaggctgctgtggtGCAAGAGGAGCTTCTCCTGCAGCGTGAGGCAGCGCTGGGGGATGGATTCCACTTGAGGAGGCTCTGGAGGTGCCGGGCAAGCCCTGGGCTCTGCAAGAAGGGGATGGGGCTAAGGAAAAAGTCACGGCTCTGGGCAGATCAGCTGCACCAGTGACTGGTGAAAGCGGGAGCTCCAAGTGCAGCCCTCAGCCTTCAGAGGTGAGGCTGAGCTCGCCGAGAGGGGCACCACGCAGAACTCTGACCTTAACAGCGCCTTACAGCAGTTTTGGGGCTcaaaccccaaaacccagcagcacccaggggtgctaGAGGAGGGCAGCCCAGgctaagcagcagcagccaggccaggATGAAGTGCCAGGGCCCTCTGCTAGCCTCAGCCCCACTCTTTGTCCCCTCCACCCTTTggcatccccagccctgccccggtGCCTGCCAAATCGCTTCGGTGCTGCCGACGATCCTGATCGGGGCACAGCACCTCAGGACCTGCCCCACACCAAGCCAGGCAAATCAGCCTTTGTCCACGAGCACGCCTTGCTCCCTGCACGGAGCtgacccccaaaaaaaacaggCATTGTTCAAcgggaaacaaaaaaagcccaggCAGAGCCTGCACCGCGCCGGGCTGGCTGAGCCACCCGGGCTGCAAACAGCGCAGGCACTGCCAAAAAAGGGGCCGCGGCTCGGGAGCCTCCCACAGAGGAAGGCACAATCGGGTCAGCTTTCCGACCACAGAGCTAAAAATAACGTGGTGCTCCCAGGCAGCCGGGAGCACAGACGCAGGCGGCCCCAGAGCATCAAGGTGATCTTCATTCACCCCTGGAGCCCGGCGCCCTGACCGCGAGCATCACCTGGTGCCGGTGGTGGAGccggggggagcaggggctcGCTGAGGTCTTCCCTTCGCTGCCTCTTGGGAGGTTTTTGTGTGGCTTTGATCAAGGCCAAGTCCTGCCAGCTCTCCTCCAGGGTCTTCTGCTCGGCTTTGGGATCGCCGTCATCGCGAGGGCTCGTGGCTCGGTCTATCAGCtggagggagaggcaggaggggatGTGTGCGAGGTCCCAAAAAAATCCCACACCTCATCCCAAACTAGAAGGCAACTGCCCCTCTGATACACGTGGGAAAGCACAGCAGTGTGCGGGGCTACTACTGGCCCAAAAAATTAAGTTTATGAAGCCAGAAAGATGCACGTTAGCCACctacagatttttaaagggaaaacattGAGGTATCCAAATAGGAATAAGACCTGAGACACCTTCCTGGAAGGGACACggcaccccaaaccccccaaacGAAGCAGCAAAGAGGGCAAACTGCTTGAGGGCGCAGCCCCACAGCCCGTCTCTGGGTGATGTGGCCGAGGAGTTGGGCATCCCCGGTAGCCCCATCCCGAAGCCCCCCCAACCATCCTCACCCGTTTGACGGCCAGCGTGGCGATGGCGAGCACGGCGGCCCCGCTGACACCCAGCACCAGCCTGGCgttggccagcagcaggtcgaGGACGCTGCCCAGCCCGCTGTCGTCCTGCCGCTTGCCCCGCTTGTGCGTGAACTCCATGGCCAACCTGCGGAGGGGACGAAGGACAACGGAGCACCGGGGGGcgagcaccgggggggggggggcaaccACCGGGGGGCAACCACCGGGGGGCTAGCGGGGAGGCCGAGCGGGCTACCGAAACGCTGGGCCCGACCAAGGGTCACCCCGGGTGCGGCTCCCGGGCCGTTGCGCAAGCAGGGGAGGGGACAGCGGGGCTGGGAACGGGACGGGgatttcggggggggggggctccacCGGGACCCCCGGGAAGGGCTGAGCTTTGGGGAGACCCCCGCTGCGGGGGGCTACCGGGGGAGGGCAGCCGGGTGGGGGGCTCCCCGTGGGCACCGCACCCCAACCCGAGCCGTGCCGGTGCcctgtgtgtgtcccccccccagctccgcACTCACCGCGTAGCCCCCCGGtaccccccggtgccccccggtaACCCCCCGGTAGCCCCGCAGAGCGGCGCGTGGCGGCGCGCCGGCGCGCCCGCAGCACCCGGCGCGCCTCGGCGCAGCCAATAGCAGCGAGGCTCCTGCGTTGACGTCACCGCCTGGGGGCGGGAACCCGAGGGAGCCGAGGGCGAGCGGCCGCTTCCCCCGCTCCCGGGTCCTAGCGCCCGCCCGCTCCGCCCCAACGCCGCCATGGCGGCCACCGGGGTCCTGCCCTTCGTGCGCGGCGTCGACCTCAGCGGCAACGACTTCAAGGTGCGGGGGGCAACGGGGGgagcacggccccggccccgctccttGCCCCCGGGGCCGGCTCGCAGGGTACCGCCAGGCCCCGGGGTGCCCGGCCCCGGGTACCGGGAGGGGTCCCCCCGGTGGcggtggtggggtggggggggcggtGCTGGGGGTTTGGGGCACGGAGGGGTTCGGGGGGGGTGGGCTGCACCGGGTGGGGCACGGAGGGGTGGAGGGAGTAGGGCctggagggctgggagggagcgGGGGTGGTGCCGATCCCATAAGGCTGGGTGACCCCATAGGGATGGGAGATCCCAGTTCCGGGTCCTGATCCCATAGGGCTGGGTGACCCCATAGGGATGGGACCGATTCCGTAGGGCTGGGTGACCCCATAGGCCTGGGTGATCCCAGGTTCCGGGTCCCGATCCTATAGGGCTGGGCGATCCCAGTCCTGGGACCTGATCCCATAGGGCTGGGTGACCCCATAGGACTGGGTGATCCCAGACCCAGGTCCTGATCCCATAGGGCTGGGTGACCCCATAGGGCTGGGAGATCCCAGTCCCGGGTCCCAATCCCATAGGGCTGGGAGATCCCAGGTCCCGGGTCCCAATCCCGTAGGGCTGGGTGATACAGGCCCCTGGGTCCCGTAGGGCTGGGCGATCACAGTCCCTACGTCCCCATCCCATAGGGCTGGGTGATCCCAGACTGCAGATCCTGATCCCAATGAGCTGGGCAATCACATCCCCTTGGTCCCAATACCATAGGGCTGGGTGACCGTGGCCCCTGGATCCTGATCCCAAAGGGCTGGGTGATCTCAGCCCCCAGGTCCCAAAGGGCTGGGTGATCTCATCCCCCGGGTCCTGATCCCATAGGGTTGGATGATCTCAGACACCCAGGTCCCAATCCCAAAGGGCTGGACGATCACAGCTCCCAGATCTCAGTCCCATAGGGCTGGGTGATCCTGGTCCCCCGATCCCATAGGGCTGTGTGATCACAGCCCCCGTGGCCCAATGCCATATAGCTGGTCGATCATGGTCCCTGGGTCCAGATCCTATAAGGCTGGATGATCCCACCCCCTGGCTCCTGGTCCTGTAGGGCTGGGCAATCACAGCCCCCAGATCCTGATCCCATAGGGCTGGGCGATCCCGGCCCACCAAATCCCAATCCCATAGGACTGGGTAACCCCACAGGGCTGGGTGATCCTGGCTCCCAAATCCCACAGGGTTAGGCAATCCCAGCCCCCAGAACCCACAGGGCTGATCAATCCCAGCCTCCCCCCACCACCCTAGGGCCAAAGCGGGGTGTCCCCATAAACCCCATGGGGCAGGCAGCTCTCTCACCATCCCGCTCCCTGTAGGGTGGCTACTTCCCGGAGCACGTGAAGGCGATGAGCAGCCTGCGCTGGCTGAAGCTGAACCGCACGGGGCTCTGCTACCTGCCCGAGGAGCTCGCCGCCCTCCAGAAGCTGGTGAGAggccggggggccggggctCGTCGCCCCCATGGCACCTCTAATAATAGGGCTGAGCTGCGGCGCGTGGCTGAAATCGGATGCGGGAGGTGTTGGGAGTGGGGCCGAGGCTGATCCGTGCGGGGTCGCGCCTTGGTTTTGTAGCAATCCAAAGCAGAAACCCCACTCAGCTCCTCTGCCCttaaataaaagggaaggggggagccTTATGGGGTTTTTTGGCCCTTGTATcttctagcaaaaaaaaaaaaaaaaagcagtaggcAGCAGCTGCCGGGCTTTGTTTTTGGGGCGGCTCGTTTTTGGTGTGAGCGGGCCCTTGGTGTGGCTCGTGGCTGAGCTGTGCCTTGGCCACGTCACGGCCACCGCTGGGTCGGTGCCAGCCGAGGAGGGTGCCTTAAACACAGCCCCGAGCCCTCGGCACCGTGCTGGGGGTGCCTGGGGCTCTGAGCGGTGTTTGTGATGCtcgggaggggggggggggcagcaaaGCTTCCCCGGGGTCCTCCTCCTGCCTCGCTGCCACCCCTTTGTCTGCCCCTTTCTGCATCACCCCGTGCAAAGCGCGTCCAGGAATTgggggctgggtttggggggCTGCAGGTGACCAAGCCCCGGAGGGCTcagcccttttttccccctccccaactCCCTGCAGGAGCACCTCTCCGTGAGCCACAACAACCTCACCACGCTCCACGGCGAGCTCTCCGGCCTGCCCTGCCTGCGGGTGAGTGTCCCTGGTGCCCCCCAGGCACCTCTCAGCCACCCCCCGGTGCTTTGGGGGCGCACAAAacccatccccagccctgccggAGGCTGCAGCAAcccctctctcccctttccAAGGCCATCGTGGCTCGTGCCAACAGCCTGAAGAACTCGGGAGTCCCCGATGACATCTTCCAGCTGGACGACCTCTCGGTGCTGGTAGGCGCAGAGCCCCCCCAAACGctgcccttccccagggctGACAGCAGCTCCCAGTCCTGCTCCCACCCCTCAACATCCCCTTGTGCCCTTTTGGGGAGCGCAGTGGGGCTGAGGGGCATCCCCGTTGCAGCGTGGTCCCCAGGATGCTCCCTGTCCTTGGGGTTGGGTGGTGGCGGTGGGACGGGGGgcacccaccccaccccaccccgcTGCCTTTGCTCCCCCAGGACCTGAGCTACAACCAGCTGACGGAGTGCCCCCGGGAGCTGGAGAACGCCAAGAACATGCTGGTCCTAAACCTCGGCCACAACAGGTAGGGCTGCGCCGGGCTCCCCAAAATCCCCAAAAATGGGCCCCCTCCATCCCTCACCCCGCCTCGCTCCGGGTCTCCCTCCTCGGGTCGGATCCGGGGTTGGT from Aythya fuligula isolate bAytFul2 chromosome 15, bAytFul2.pri, whole genome shotgun sequence harbors:
- the MIEF2 gene encoding mitochondrial dynamics protein MID49, with the translated sequence MEFTHKRGKRQDDSGLGSVLDLLLANARLVLGVSGAAVLAIATLAVKRLIDRATSPRDDGDPKAEQKTLEESWQDLALIKATQKPPKRQRREDLSEPLLPPAPPPAPEPRACPAPPEPPQVESIPQRCLTLQEKLLLHHSSLLAVHEAQAAFGRQLARGICTELQNFLRNKCPELPFGNLFLSGPLLDGLGALAADHVHFMLPVVLDTALWSLIPGEDTVVRNPRYWLIKRRALEYFPRGCSPWDKFLVGRYLSSNALNETLHKLLVASINWPAIGSLLGGLIRPLVASRELRLEVKHEEMELSIALFPVVEMDGRVLLAAPPRGLVENLWLESFGRAEASKVRELDAGDAGARQRCLRVLNNVCRSHPALHRLSGSPLVHVVLHLSAAGWDWAEGSLAARFQQVLEELVGYLERGVLPSYFNHKVNLFGELLEEEVEEMGFLLYRAVAEPELLLGEK
- the TOP3A gene encoding DNA topoisomerase 3-alpha; this encodes MSLPARLAASRGVRMLPQPWRLFSRAADEAALRRIRKVLCVAEKNDAARGIADLLSNSRMRRREGFSKFNKIYEYDCQMFGQNVTVVMTSVSGHLLAHDFKLPFRKWHSCNPLALFEAEIEKYCPENYVDIKRTLEREVQQCQALVIWTDCDREGENIGFEIIHVCKAVKPNLQVFRARFSEITLHAVRTACENLTQPDQKTSDAVDVRQELDLRIGAAFTRFQTLRLRKIFPDILADQLISYGSCQFPTLGFVVERFKAIQAFVPEAFYKIKVTHEHEDGNVVFNWKRNRLFNHTACLVLYHMCMEDPVATVVEVGSKPKSKWRPLPLDTVELEKLASRKLKINAKETMKIAEKLYTQGFISYPRTETNIFPKELNLSALVQQQTQDPNWGAFAQRILDQGGPTPRSGTKSDQAHPPIHPTKYTANLQGNEQRLYEFIVRHFLACCSQDAKGQETTVEIDIANERFIAQGLMILARNYLEVYPYEKWSDKVIPLYQKGSRFQPTTVEMVDGETSPPLLLSEADLIALMEKHGIGTDATHAEHIETIKTRMYVGLTADQRFLPGHLGMGLVEGYDSMGYEMSKPDLRAELEADLKLICEGKKDKSVVLQQQVQKYKQVFIEAVARANKLDQALAQYFGEATEIAEQEEVYPAMPVPIRKCPQCNNDMVLKTKRNGGFYLSCMGYPACKTAVWFPDFVLDVAKDESICAECGPHPVHRLKFKFKRGSVPPMMPLEFVGCIGGCDEMLRELLDLKYLNRSTQPAPPASQQANHSQANNSFSRASSDSRQARGTTNPAAGHLLSLNTPRAHRPAPAAAPDNGNNAVVCNCGNEATLLTVRKEGPNQGRQFYKCNANTCNFFLWANEQSEDRSNAAPRGSALPQPFGGRGQAGFQRPGGGGRGPELFGGNNSGSGGGTVCNCEQPAVTRTVQKDGPNKGRQFHTCSKPREQQCGFFQWADENAAPGASGDASWHHFGSSGYSREMGSKMKRPSDLSSGGTAKKPRTCSVCHQPGHTKKTCPHNH